Proteins encoded by one window of Juglans regia cultivar Chandler chromosome 15, Walnut 2.0, whole genome shotgun sequence:
- the LOC109012167 gene encoding vacuolar protein sorting-associated protein 45 homolog isoform X2, with translation MVLVSAVRDYINRMLQDISGMKVLILDSQTVSIVSVAYSQSELLQKEVFLVELVDSISKSKESMSHLKAVFFLRPTSENIHHLRRQLASPRFGEYHLFFSNMLKDTQIHILADSDEQEVVQQVQEFYADFVASDPFHFSLNVPSNHLYMLPAVVDPSNLQNFCDRVVDGIAAIFLALKRRPIIRYQRTSDIAKRIAQETTKLMYQQESGLFDFRRTEFSPLLLVIDRRDDPVTPLLNQWTYQAMLHELIGIQDNKVDLRSIGKIPKDQQEVVLSSEQDAFFKANMYENFGDIGMNIKRLVDEFQQIAKSNQTIQTIEDMAKFVDNYPEYRKMHGNVSKHVTLVTEMSKIVEEHKLMLVSQTEQDLACNGGQVAAFEAVTNLLNNESISDIDCLRLVMLYALRYEKESPVQLMQLFNKLASRSPKYKPGLVQFLLKQAGVDKRTGDLYGNRDLLNIARNMARGLKGVENVYTQHQPLLFQTMESITKGRLRDVDYPYIGNHFQQGRLQEVVIFIVGGTTYEESRSVALQNASNSGIRFILGGSVVLNSKRFLKDLEEAQRIARSSPAVV, from the exons ATGGTGCTGGTATCGGCCGTACGTGATTACATCAACCGGATGTTGCAGGACATCTCGGGCATGAAGGTCCTCATCCTCGATTCTCAAACG GTTAGTATAGTTAGTGTTGCATACTCCCAGTCAGAGCTTCTTCAGAAAGAAGTATTCTTGGTAGAGTTGGTAGATTCCATTTCCAAGTCAAAAGAATCAATGTCACATCTTAAGGCAGTTTTCTTCCTCCGGCCCACATCAGAGAATATCCACCACTTGCGGCGCCAGCTAGCTAGTCCTAGATTTGGAGAGTACCACCTAT TTTTCTCCAACATGTTGAAGGATACACAGATTCATATTTTAGCTGATTCAGATGAACAGGAAGTTGTCCAGCAGGTTCAG GAATTCTATGCGGACTTTGTAGCAAGTGATCCTTTCCATTTCTCTTTGAATGTGCCATCAAATCACCTTTATATGCTGCCAGCAGTTGTAGATCCTTCAAATTTGCAGAACTTCTGTGACCGAGTTGTTGATGGTATTGCAGCTATTTTTTTGGCATTAAAAAGAAGACCTATTATTCGATATCAAAGGACCTCTGATATTGCTAAGAGGATAGCACAGGAAACGACA AAACTGATGTACCAGCAGGAAAGTGGGCTTTTTGACTTCAGGCGAACAGAATTTTCTCCATTGTTGCTGGTAATTGATAGGAGGGATGATCCTGTGACCCCGTTGCTGAATCAGTGGACGTACCAG GCAATGCTTCATGAGTTGATAGGTATTCAAGACAACAAGGTGGATTTGAGAAGCATTGGAAAAATCCCGAAGGATCAACAG GAGGTTGTGTTGTCATCAGAACAAGATGCCTTCTTCAAAGCTAACATGTATGAGAATTTTGGAGATATTGGAATGAATATCAAGCGGTTGGTGGATGAATTTCAGCAGATTGCAAAGAGTAACCAGACCATCCAGACAATAG AAGACATGGCCAAATTTGTTGACAACTACCCTGAGTACAGAAAAATGCATGGTAATGTTTCAAAGCATGTGACTTTGGTCACAGAAATGAGCAAGATCGTTGAAGAGCACAAACTTATGTTAGTTTCACAAACAGAACAGGATTTGGCTTGCAATGGTGGTCAAGTGGCAGCTTTTGAG GCAGTGACTAATCTTTTAAACAATGAAAGCATATCTGATATTGACTGTCTACGCTTGGTGATGCTGTATGCTTTGCGCTATGAGAAGGAAAGCCCTGTTCAATTGATGCAGCTTTTCAACAAACTGGCTTCTCGGTCTCCCAAGTACAAGCCTGGg CTTGTCCAGTTCCTCTTGAAGCAAGCGGGTGTAGATAAACGAACTGGGGATCTTTACGGAAATCGGGATCTTCTGAATATTGCTCGTAACATGGCTCGTGGACTGAAG GGGGTTGAGAATGTGTACACTCAGCACCAACCTCTTTTATTCCAAACTATGGAAAGCATTACCAAGGGACGGTTGAGAGATGTGGACTACCCGTATATTGGCAATCACTTTCAGCAGGGCAG GCTGCAGGAAGTAGTGATATTCATTGTTGGAGGGACAACATATGAAGAATCACGTTCTGTTGCACTACAAAATGCAAGCAATTCTGGAATTCGCTTTATTCTTGGTGGTTCTGTGGTTCTGAATTCTAAGAG GTTTCTGAAGGACTTGGAAGAAGCTCAGAGGATAGCTCGTTCTAGCCCTGCTGTGGTGTGA
- the LOC109012167 gene encoding vacuolar protein sorting-associated protein 45 homolog isoform X1: MVLVSAVRDYINRMLQDISGMKVLILDSQTVSIVSVAYSQSELLQKEVFLVELVDSISKSKESMSHLKAVFFLRPTSENIHHLRRQLASPRFGEYHLFFSNMLKDTQIHILADSDEQEVVQQVQEFYADFVASDPFHFSLNVPSNHLYMLPAVVDPSNLQNFCDRVVDGIAAIFLALKRRPIIRYQRTSDIAKRIAQETTKLMYQQESGLFDFRRTEFSPLLLVIDRRDDPVTPLLNQWTYQAMLHELIGIQDNKVDLRSIGKIPKDQQEVVLSSEQDAFFKANMYENFGDIGMNIKRLVDEFQQIAKSNQTIQTIEDMAKFVDNYPEYRKMHGNVSKHVTLVTEMSKIVEEHKLMLVSQTEQDLACNGGQVAAFEAVTNLLNNESISDIDCLRLVMLYALRYEKESPVQLMQLFNKLASRSPKYKPGLVQFLLKQAGVDKRTGDLYGNRDLLNIARNMARGLKGVENVYTQHQPLLFQTMESITKGRLRDVDYPYIGNHFQQGSRLQEVVIFIVGGTTYEESRSVALQNASNSGIRFILGGSVVLNSKRFLKDLEEAQRIARSSPAVV; the protein is encoded by the exons ATGGTGCTGGTATCGGCCGTACGTGATTACATCAACCGGATGTTGCAGGACATCTCGGGCATGAAGGTCCTCATCCTCGATTCTCAAACG GTTAGTATAGTTAGTGTTGCATACTCCCAGTCAGAGCTTCTTCAGAAAGAAGTATTCTTGGTAGAGTTGGTAGATTCCATTTCCAAGTCAAAAGAATCAATGTCACATCTTAAGGCAGTTTTCTTCCTCCGGCCCACATCAGAGAATATCCACCACTTGCGGCGCCAGCTAGCTAGTCCTAGATTTGGAGAGTACCACCTAT TTTTCTCCAACATGTTGAAGGATACACAGATTCATATTTTAGCTGATTCAGATGAACAGGAAGTTGTCCAGCAGGTTCAG GAATTCTATGCGGACTTTGTAGCAAGTGATCCTTTCCATTTCTCTTTGAATGTGCCATCAAATCACCTTTATATGCTGCCAGCAGTTGTAGATCCTTCAAATTTGCAGAACTTCTGTGACCGAGTTGTTGATGGTATTGCAGCTATTTTTTTGGCATTAAAAAGAAGACCTATTATTCGATATCAAAGGACCTCTGATATTGCTAAGAGGATAGCACAGGAAACGACA AAACTGATGTACCAGCAGGAAAGTGGGCTTTTTGACTTCAGGCGAACAGAATTTTCTCCATTGTTGCTGGTAATTGATAGGAGGGATGATCCTGTGACCCCGTTGCTGAATCAGTGGACGTACCAG GCAATGCTTCATGAGTTGATAGGTATTCAAGACAACAAGGTGGATTTGAGAAGCATTGGAAAAATCCCGAAGGATCAACAG GAGGTTGTGTTGTCATCAGAACAAGATGCCTTCTTCAAAGCTAACATGTATGAGAATTTTGGAGATATTGGAATGAATATCAAGCGGTTGGTGGATGAATTTCAGCAGATTGCAAAGAGTAACCAGACCATCCAGACAATAG AAGACATGGCCAAATTTGTTGACAACTACCCTGAGTACAGAAAAATGCATGGTAATGTTTCAAAGCATGTGACTTTGGTCACAGAAATGAGCAAGATCGTTGAAGAGCACAAACTTATGTTAGTTTCACAAACAGAACAGGATTTGGCTTGCAATGGTGGTCAAGTGGCAGCTTTTGAG GCAGTGACTAATCTTTTAAACAATGAAAGCATATCTGATATTGACTGTCTACGCTTGGTGATGCTGTATGCTTTGCGCTATGAGAAGGAAAGCCCTGTTCAATTGATGCAGCTTTTCAACAAACTGGCTTCTCGGTCTCCCAAGTACAAGCCTGGg CTTGTCCAGTTCCTCTTGAAGCAAGCGGGTGTAGATAAACGAACTGGGGATCTTTACGGAAATCGGGATCTTCTGAATATTGCTCGTAACATGGCTCGTGGACTGAAG GGGGTTGAGAATGTGTACACTCAGCACCAACCTCTTTTATTCCAAACTATGGAAAGCATTACCAAGGGACGGTTGAGAGATGTGGACTACCCGTATATTGGCAATCACTTTCAGCAGGGCAG CAGGCTGCAGGAAGTAGTGATATTCATTGTTGGAGGGACAACATATGAAGAATCACGTTCTGTTGCACTACAAAATGCAAGCAATTCTGGAATTCGCTTTATTCTTGGTGGTTCTGTGGTTCTGAATTCTAAGAG GTTTCTGAAGGACTTGGAAGAAGCTCAGAGGATAGCTCGTTCTAGCCCTGCTGTGGTGTGA
- the LOC109012156 gene encoding putative UDP-glucuronate:xylan alpha-glucuronosyltransferase 3, translating into MRGPSSPSNIEPRHRFSASTIDEANKRKTRKSKDFKDVAKALHISVQDRNLNCKPTLKLVLVIIILGAFATFFHSPSIYNTDHRSNSVPWPTFVDRWIRESVAADPRYLSVLDINWDKISNIIEKLTDSNEYQGIGLLNFNDNEIDHWKQLIPDVEHVVLHLDYVSHNITWESLYPEWIDEEEEFEVPTCPSLPKLKVPGKPRIDLVAVKLPCNKSGSWSRDVARLHLQLEAARIAAASKGYHPVRVLIVTECFPIPNLFTCKELLVHERNVWLFQPDLNTLRNKLQLPVGSCELAVPLKAKENFYSERAHREAYATILHSAHVYVCGAIVAAQSIRMAGSTRDFVILVDETISEYHRGGLEAAGWKVHTIQRIRNPKAEKDAYNEWNYSKFRLWQLTEYDKIIFIDADLLILRNIDFLFEMPEISAIGNNATLFNSGVMVIEPSECTFQLLMEHINEIVSYNGGDQGYLNEIFTWWHRIPKHMNFLKHFWEGDEEGKKEMKTRLFGAEPPILYVLHYLGNKPWLCFRDYDCNWNVDILQEFASDVAHKRWWKVHDAMPENLQKFCLLRSKQKAALEWDRRQAEKGNYTDGHWKIKIKDQRLKTCFEDFCFWESMLWHWGDKNWTDNATVTPALPVVTAKSLSTL; encoded by the exons ATGAGAGGACCCTCCTCCCCTAGTAATATTGAACCCAGACACCGATTTTCGGCTTCCACAAT TGATGAAGCTAACAAAAGAAAGACTCGAAAAagtaaagattttaaagatgtTGCGAAGGCCCTCCACATATCCGTCCAAGATAGGAATTTAAATTGCAAACCTACCTTAAAACTTGTGCTGGTGATTATTATCTTGGGAGCCTTTGCGACATTCTTCCACTCTCCAAGCATTTATAATACCGATCATCGATCAAATTCTGTACCATG GCCAACTTTTGTAGACAGATGGATAAGAGAGAGTGTTGCTGCAGATCCACGTTATTTGTCAGTTTTAGACATTAACTGGGATAAAATCTCAAACATTATTGAGAAATTGACTGACAGTAATGAGTATCAGGGAATTGGCTTGTTAAACTTTAATGACAATGAGATTGATCACTGGAAGCAGCTGATACCGGATGTTGAGCATGTTGTTCTGCACCTGGACTATGTGTCGCACAACATTACATGGGAATCCCTATACCCTGAATGGatagatgaagaagaagaatttgagGTTCCTACCTGCCCTTCTCTTCCCAAACTTAAAGTACCTGGAAAACCCCGGATTGATCTTGTGGCAGTCAAACTTCCTTGCAACAAGTCAGGGAGCTGGTCAAGAGATGTGGCTCGTTTGCACTTGCAGCTTGAAGCAGCAAGGATTGCTGCCGCATCCAAAGGTTATCATCCAGTGCGAGTGCTTATAGTAACCGAGTGCTTCCCAATACCAAACCTCTTCACTTGCAAGGAACTTCTCGTACATGAAAGGAATGTGTGGCTCTTTCAACCTGACCTGAATACCCTGAGGAATAAGCTGCAGCTTCCAGTCGGATCATGTGAACTTGCCGTTCCTCTCAAGGCTAAAG AAAATTTCTACTCAGAGAGAGCACATCGTGAAGCTTATGCAACAATTCTGCACTCTGCGCATGTGTATGTTTGTGGGGCTATAGTTGCTGCTCAGAGTATCCGTATGGCTGGTTCAACTCGAGATTTTGTTATCCTTGTTGATGAAACGATTAGCGAATATCACAGGGGAGGATTAGAGGCTGCTGGCTGGAAAGTCCATACAATCCAAAGGATCAGGAACCCAAAAGCTGAGAAGGATGCGTACAATGAATGGAATTACAGCAAATTCCGTCTCTGGCAGTTGACAGAATATGACAAGATTATTTTCATTGATGCTGACCTGCTTATTCTTAGAAATATCGATTTCCTGTTTGAGATGCCAGAAATATCTGCTATAGGAAATAATGCTACTCTGTTCAATTCAGGTGTGATGGTGATTGAACCGTCAGAGTGTACATTCCAGCTGCTAATGGAACACATCAATGAGATAGTGTCCTATAATGGTGGGGACCAAGGGTATCTAAACGAAATCTTCACATGGTGGCACCGAATTCCAAAACATATGAATTTCTTGAAGCACTTCTGGGAAGGTGATGAGGAgggaaagaaagagatgaaaaCTCGTCTCTTTGGGGCTGAACCGCCAATCCTTTATGTCCTCCACTACCTGGGCAATAAGCCTTGGCTTTGCTTTCGGGACTATGATTGCAACTGGAATGTGGACATTTTGCAGGAGTTTGCCAGTGATGTTGCGCATAAAAGGTGGTGGAAGGTGCATGATGCCATGCCAGAAAATTTGCAGAAGTTTTGTTTGCTGAGGTCTAAGCAAAAGGCAGCACTGGAGTGGGATCGGAGGCAAGCTGAGAAAGGAAATTACACTGATGGTCATTggaaaattaagataaaagacCAGCGTCTGAAGACATGTTTTGAGGATTTCTGCTTCTGGGAGAGTATGTTATGGCACTGGGGTGACAAAAATTGGACAGATAATGCTACTGTTACTCCAGCTCTACCTGTAGTTACTGCCAAATCTCTCTCTACTTTGTGA